In Streptomyces chartreusis, the following proteins share a genomic window:
- a CDS encoding DUF5947 family protein translates to MTAATVGLRRFLAERPPQPERCELCGVVVPEDHRHLVDTEQRALVCACGACALLMQQPGAAAGRFRAVPARYLTDPGHRLDERAWEALRIPVGVVFFFRNAALDRLVALYPSPAGATESELEPAAFDEVLGGSRLAALLAPDVEALLLRRDGDTFECHLVPIDVCYELVGRMRLLWQGFDGGAEARAALDAFFDDVRSRVRPLDEAERT, encoded by the coding sequence GTGACCGCGGCCACCGTCGGCCTGCGGCGGTTCCTGGCCGAGCGTCCGCCGCAGCCCGAGCGATGCGAGCTGTGCGGGGTCGTGGTGCCCGAGGACCACCGCCACCTGGTCGACACCGAACAACGCGCCCTCGTCTGCGCCTGCGGTGCCTGCGCGCTGCTCATGCAGCAACCGGGCGCCGCCGCGGGCCGCTTCCGCGCGGTCCCGGCCCGCTACCTCACCGACCCCGGGCACCGCCTCGACGAGCGGGCGTGGGAGGCGCTGCGGATCCCGGTCGGCGTCGTCTTCTTCTTCCGCAACGCAGCCCTCGACCGGCTGGTCGCCCTCTATCCCAGCCCGGCCGGCGCCACCGAGAGCGAACTCGAACCGGCCGCCTTCGACGAGGTCCTCGGCGGCAGCCGGCTCGCAGCCCTCCTCGCACCCGACGTGGAGGCTCTCCTGCTGCGCCGCGACGGCGACACCTTCGAGTGCCACCTCGTCCCGATCGACGTCTGCTACGAACTCGTCGGCCGGATGCGGCTGTTGTGGCAGGGCTTCGACGGCGGCGCGGAGGCACGGGCGGCGCTGGACGCCTTCTTCGACGACGTCCGAAGTCGCGTCCGGCCCCTGGACGAGGCGGAGCGCACGTGA
- a CDS encoding DUF6084 family protein: protein MTEFSFTCTGVRADRYAAGPTLVFRLRVTASGDVPVHAIALRCQIRIEPARRGYAPAEADGLTDLFGERARWGSTLQPVQFAQVPVMVSAFTGETETDLVVPCTYDMDIAATRYLDALTDGEVPLLMLFSGTAFTGTGGFRVEPVPWDREASFRMPVTTWREMIEQHFPGCGWIRLPDDTMDALLAYRSRHALPSWEATLKALLADAAPAASDPLRTLTGSTGRTRP, encoded by the coding sequence GTGACCGAGTTCTCCTTCACCTGCACCGGGGTCCGCGCCGATCGCTACGCCGCCGGTCCCACCCTGGTCTTCCGGCTGCGGGTCACCGCCTCCGGCGATGTCCCCGTGCACGCCATCGCCCTGCGCTGCCAGATCCGGATCGAGCCCGCGCGCCGCGGGTACGCGCCCGCCGAGGCCGACGGGCTCACCGATCTGTTCGGGGAGCGCGCCCGCTGGGGCAGCACCCTTCAGCCCGTGCAGTTCGCGCAGGTCCCGGTGATGGTCTCCGCGTTCACGGGCGAGACCGAGACCGACCTCGTCGTCCCGTGCACCTACGACATGGACATCGCCGCGACCCGCTACCTGGACGCCCTCACCGACGGCGAGGTCCCGCTGCTGATGCTGTTCTCCGGCACGGCGTTCACCGGCACCGGCGGCTTCCGCGTGGAGCCCGTCCCGTGGGACCGCGAGGCGTCCTTCAGGATGCCGGTCACCACCTGGCGGGAGATGATCGAGCAGCACTTCCCCGGCTGCGGCTGGATCCGGCTGCCCGATGACACCATGGACGCCCTCCTCGCCTACCGCTCCCGGCACGCGCTGCCCTCCTGGGAGGCGACGCTCAAGGCGCTCCTCGCCGACGCCGCCCCAGCGGCGAGCGACCCGCTGCGCACCCTCACCGGCAGCACCGGAAGGACCCGGCCGTGA